The DNA segment GCACCAGCGAGGAGGAGCTCGAGCGGCAGCCCAAGCGCTTCGGCCGGAAGCGGCGCTACAGCAAGAAGTCGAGCGAAGATGGCAGCCCGACCCCGGGCAAGCGAGGCAAGAAGGGCAGCCCCAGCGCGCAGTCCTTCGAGGAGCTGCAGAGCCAGCGCATCCTGGCCAACGTGCGCGAGCGCCAGCGCACCCAGTCGCTCAACGAGGCCTTCGCGGCGCTGCGCAAGATCATCCCCACGCTGCCCTCTGACAAGCTGAGCAAGATCCAGACGCTCAAGCTGGCCGCCAGGTACATAGACTTCCTCTACCAGGTCCTGCAGAGCGACGAGATGGACAATAAGATGACCAGCTGCAGCTACGTGGCCCACGAGCGCCTCAGCTACGCCTTCTCCGTGTGGCGCATGGAGGGCGCGTGGTCCATGTCCGCCTCCCACTAGCGCCGCGCCACCCACCTCCGGACCGGCGCGCCAGGGTAGGTGCTGAGCGCGCGACGGGCGCCCTCCGCTGCGGGGGGCGGGCGGCAGGGGCGCAGGGGCACTGGGGCCTGCGCATGTCTCCTCGGGGAGGCCCCGCGGGCCGCGGCGGCGTGGATGCCGTGCGCTTTTCCTCTTAGCAAGGAAGGCGGGCGGGCGGGACGCTCACAGTCCCAGGGACACCCCTGAGTGCAGACTTCCACGCGAGGGTGTCAGTTGGGAACCAGCGGACCGGTGACTCCCCGGGTGGGGTCTTAAGACACTTAGACCAATGGTCGCATTTTTCATTCTCGGTGGTGTGTGGGTGTCCGTGGTTGGCGGCGGAAGGAGCGAGCATCAGAAAAACCTCCTGGGGCCGGCTGGGGACTGGGATATGAGGACCAGCTGCCGTTTGCGTCCGCCGCAGCGCAGGCCGCCGGCGAAGCTGCCTGAGCCGGGTGGTGCCGGGAGAATGGCTTCGCTTTCTTCCTGGGCAAGGGTAGAGCGCGTTCATCGGGCGGACACTCAGATCTCCCCAGCTGCTCGCGCCCGGGGTCCCCGGCCGTCGGCTCCCTGGCCGGCCCAGTGGGCGTAGAGGTGCGGGCCTGCGGCTCCGGGGTTTGCCTGGGGAGGACGGGAGGAAACTGCCCTGCGCTTCGGGGCCAGAGCAGCCACAGGGCCGGGAGTGCCCGAGAAGAGCCCTGGGCCGAGAGCGCAGAGCCTGGAGCGCTGAGGCAGGGGGGTCGGACGTAGCCGCGCGGAGCCCCAGGGCGCCGGCAGGCAGGTGGAGCTGACCTAGGAGCTGGGAGCCCTGAGTCCCAACCTTGACCATGGAGTGCCCGGGAGGGGCCCCGCCCGTGCCGCGTCCTGGGTCCAGCCCCGCAGGGGTGGGCGAGGGGTCCAGGCTGGGAAACAGGTCTGGGGGACAGGGAGGCTGTGCGCGCTGGGCCCTGCGCGAGGAGAAGGCTCGGGGGACACAGCTGCCAGGAGCACTCGAAGTTCTGGTTTCCTCTGGAAGAGCGATTAGGGCGTCCTGCACCGGGTCCTTTTCACCAGACACCTTCCAAGTCCCTTTAGACAAGCTCGAGCCACGGAGGCGCCGTCCTTAGGCTCTGTGAGCAGGCGAGCCCCTCTCTCATCCGCCATCCAGGGCCATTGGAGGGGCACAGGGTTCTTTTTGCTGGGGCCGCGTTAAAAATCCTTCCCCCTTAGTATGTTTTAGTTCCTCGCACATCTTGCGATGTTTTTATAAAAGTCTCTAATTCACACAGAAGGAATTTAGATTAATCAAGAGCACCCGGCCGCCTATTCTCCCAAacatatctatttctttttttatgtggtTCTGTAATATCTGCGAATGTTGTTGCTGAGGCCACGAAAAGCTGATCTAGCACAGGtgggttttatttcattttttttttagcttttatttcgGTGTCACCAAAAATTCTTTAGATGAAAGAACCTCCTGAGATAATGATAAttgtatagttttttaaaaataattttcagaagaaaataacttgTGGGAATCTTCTCCTGTCTTTGTCAAAAACAGATGGAAAGTGTCTCAATCACATATTTCTCTAGGAAAGTTTGGATTGGCTGAGTACGAAACGCTACAGTGGGGTAATACATTAATTCTGGTTTTTGCTGCCTAAATAATGAGCTTCCATTAGTTACTTCCATTTATGCTTTACCTCATTCATGGTTTATAGCACATCTGAAATAAGAACAAACAGATGAGGaatgtcatctttttaaaaacacacacattgagCCGTGTTTAAGGAAAATGTCACTGTAATTATCGTTAAGACTGCCCTCCAGAAAATTACTGAAAACAAATACCGGTGGATATGATGCTGCTAGAATTTAGCAGgaacatttaaaattcatttaaaaataatcacactCCTCAAAACTTAGAGAATCAGCCATAGGTAACCATTAaagattatagaaaaataaaatgcaatacatgtaATAAATAAGTACAAACAGTGCTAAGAGCTTGTTTGGAAAAAAGCCCTTGAAAATATAATAGATAATTACACAGTTAGTGGGAGAGCTGATGATCTATAAggagcctatttatttttatttttacatactgGACTATAATTGAGTAGTTCAAACAAGCTAGTTTCATTAAACAGATActctaaaagaagagaaaagaaatatggaaAATTTTTATCCATGAGTGATTCTGGACAcaccttgtttttatttatcagGCACGTTAGGCAGACATCCTgtcattccttttgtttttaactcaTTATTCCCTATAAGATCAATACAATTATAATTGGTTTGATTTCCTGAAAATGTTGCTAAACAGCATTTGTTTTTATCTGTAGCATTTCTAAGAAGCATTAATTATATACATCAGCAAAGAATCTCTAGACATTTCAGTACACTGCAAGTGATTTTAATGTTTGATGTGGGATGTTTTCACGTATGTGAAGAAAACTGCGTTGAGACTAACAGCAACAGCAGCACAAAGCCTAAATTGTCCTTTGAAAGGAAGAGAAACGCAAGAGATGGTGGAGCGCGGGTGGTGCTGATATCTATCCTGCCTTTCTTCTTTGGCCTGGTATTTAAAAGCACAATTAGACAATAAATCAGGTGTCTTTGGCCAGTCAGTTGGATTCATCtaatggaaaaatctcaaaaggaTTTTTTTAGTATTCTCATTAAATGCCTGCACCTTCGGAGCAGGGTCCCGgccacctggcttggagggtggGGGAAGGTGACCATTACTTATTAGACATTTGTCCTGTTCCCTGCTGTGTGGTTAAAGAAAACATCTTCTCTAACTTCTGCAAAGTGTGCACAGATTTTCAATAGGTTACCTTACTCAACaaactttgtttttctgagaaCTTTTAGCTACTTTGAAGAAAATGCATGACCCCTTCACCATCTAATATATGTTAGCCTTTTCCTCCCTCCTGAAAATTTCCTTCTCAAAGGTGTTTGTTAGCTGCTGTATTCAGGATGCTAGAAAATCAGTTCTTCGTGGAGAAgaacagaaatgcagaatcccaaTGGAGCTTTTGCTTGCCTAGAAGAAGTAGAATGAAAGGCTGAGCTCCCTGGAATATAAGCAATGTTTGGTTACAAATAAGATCTGATGTAGGGATTTGACCTGTTAATGTGGGTCTTGTCCTCTTAAACATCAGCAGTCCTTTCGGCCTTCCATCAGGGAAGTCTTGCTACTCATCTTGCTGGAGAGGGACTTCCTCAGACTTCAGTGGCTATTTGAGACCATTTGAGATAGAATACTTCACTGAGGTGTCCTGAAACTCATATTTGCAGACAGATCTTGAGCTGAACCATGTTCTTGTCATCCTTGCTTCACTCTCTTCTGGGTAGACGGCACAGATGCCGGATTCCTTTTGCctggcaaaaaaattaaaaaaaaaaaaaaaccacacacataaAGTAAACTCTTTCTGAGCAGAGCACTATAACTCATAACTTTAGTTTAAATctgggctttaaaaaaaacaaatattttaataagccAATTTTAAAGGCTGAACTTTTATGACAGTTTTTAAGCTTAGTATTTATATTAATCTATTCTCACTGGTGTCTTTAAAAACCCTGTGAATGCATGCTGGAATGTCTGTTTATGTTTGTGTCTTTTCCTGGGAAAGGATAAATGTGCTGCAAAAAGCAAACCAAATACAGAACTCTCCGCTAGCAGAGAGTTCACAAATGAGGCAATAAAATTCAAAGAAGAGATGAATAAGTTACTGTAGCCAAGGAATGGAAAACCATAAAGGAGACACAGAATCTAATCGATACAGACATGGATGCTTTCAAATGTAAAGTCAAGATGAAACACTACAAACAGAAACTGATTAGAAAGATATTCCACATGGTCACCTGAGTCTACACGTGATAAAATTGCATagcactaaacacacacacacacacgcacatgcacatgcacacacacacaggagtgtatgtaaaactggtgaaatcgGAATAAGGTCTGGGGACGATATTGACGCCAGTTTCCTGATTATGATAATTGCAAGATGTCATCATTGGGAGAAAGGAGTGAAGATATGAGAATCTCTGTATAATATTTCTTGCAACTTCATGTGAATCTAgaattatctcaaaattaaaataaaaaggtattcCACAAAAGTATTAAATCTATATATTTAGATAAGCAAGTTATCTAAGAAATTACTACGAAGCTTTATCTCAGAGTAATAAACTAAAAATGTGACTTGAGCAAaactccacatttttttttctgacgcCATTTGAGGAATCTCAATATATTTCCAATATATAACTAATTAGAAGTGGTTCCCTATAAGTCTTAAATAAAGAGTAGTATCCCAGAAATATGAAAGGCAAAATACCAATTATAATAGCAATACATTTATTCCTatactaataaagaaaatattttacaaaaaatttttggaaatatCTACCTTAAACTGATACCTGtgttatatttgctttttaagaTACTAATTTTATATTAACTTTCATTAAGCATAAACACACAATTCTAAAGCCaatgatttataaaaattattcaccaAGAAGTATAGGGATTGAAGTTTTAGTATTTGGAGCCATAAGCAGTGGGAGGGAGAGGATAtagcagaggagggagggagaaagagagagagagagagaaagagaaactcaAACCCTAAGCCcagttatagttatttt comes from the Symphalangus syndactylus isolate Jambi chromosome 8, NHGRI_mSymSyn1-v2.1_pri, whole genome shotgun sequence genome and includes:
- the TWIST2 gene encoding twist-related protein 2, yielding MEEGSSSPVSPVDSLGTSEEELERQPKRFGRKRRYSKKSSEDGSPTPGKRGKKGSPSAQSFEELQSQRILANVRERQRTQSLNEAFAALRKIIPTLPSDKLSKIQTLKLAARYIDFLYQVLQSDEMDNKMTSCSYVAHERLSYAFSVWRMEGAWSMSASH